The Candidatus Eisenbacteria bacterium genome has a segment encoding these proteins:
- the cmr1 gene encoding type III-B CRISPR module RAMP protein Cmr1, whose protein sequence is MHSIGFECEVVTPMFLGGADHEAELRAPSIKAAMRWWFRAMMGGGLFDKLGKGKNSFLSGVREAESKTFGSTDAVSPFRLSIVDSGLSKDDCKRWCYRIDEPAERGLCYLGYGLSDRNFVIPGKKFTLEVTLRTTDSQKENWILGSLWMLANFGTLGARSSRGFGCFQISCANDDLGERFPKVTSIADLKEGFKRTRRLFSLPESSSNDDLPPFSIVHPRAWRCLVLNEPKGNPLPALNSAGIALRKFREAPDPSNEFERKIPTKSGNIRVIRGQHSREYKNVVNFGISRGLLLPETSIFGLPHPFQLSSPGKKVTMKKVTIVSETRQRRKSPLFIHVYKWKQTYVSYQAFKAEFVDGKIKFYDPKVPNQAETVGGTLPFNELDSFIGQNSANAELLWE, encoded by the coding sequence ATGCACAGCATTGGGTTTGAGTGCGAAGTTGTGACGCCCATGTTCCTCGGCGGAGCAGATCACGAGGCAGAATTGCGCGCGCCTTCCATCAAAGCAGCGATGAGATGGTGGTTCCGGGCGATGATGGGGGGAGGCTTGTTCGACAAGCTGGGAAAAGGAAAAAATTCGTTTCTGAGTGGGGTTCGAGAGGCCGAGTCAAAGACATTTGGAAGCACTGATGCCGTAAGTCCTTTCCGGCTTTCGATCGTCGATAGTGGGTTATCCAAGGACGATTGCAAGCGATGGTGTTACAGAATCGACGAACCCGCTGAAAGAGGCTTATGTTACTTAGGATATGGATTGTCCGACCGCAACTTTGTCATTCCTGGGAAGAAGTTTACCCTCGAAGTCACGCTTCGGACGACTGACTCACAGAAGGAGAATTGGATTCTCGGGTCATTATGGATGCTTGCGAACTTTGGGACCTTAGGTGCCCGGTCCTCCCGCGGGTTTGGCTGCTTTCAAATTAGTTGCGCGAACGACGATCTGGGAGAACGATTTCCCAAAGTCACATCAATTGCTGATCTCAAGGAAGGATTCAAGCGAACGAGGAGACTATTCTCTTTGCCGGAATCGTCTTCAAACGACGATTTGCCGCCGTTTTCAATAGTGCATCCTAGAGCTTGGAGATGCCTCGTTCTAAACGAGCCCAAAGGGAATCCACTACCTGCACTCAATAGTGCGGGAATAGCTCTGAGAAAATTCAGAGAGGCCCCCGACCCATCGAATGAGTTCGAGAGGAAAATACCAACAAAATCTGGCAACATCCGAGTTATCCGAGGGCAGCACTCCCGGGAATATAAGAATGTTGTGAACTTTGGGATCAGTAGAGGACTACTTCTACCAGAAACATCCATCTTTGGGCTTCCTCATCCATTTCAACTTTCGTCCCCCGGGAAGAAGGTAACGATGAAGAAGGTTACGATAGTGTCGGAAACACGGCAGCGGCGTAAGTCGCCGCTTTTCATTCACGTTTACAAGTGGAAACAGACATACGTGAGTTACCAAGCTTTCAAGGCAGAGTTCGTGGATGGGAAGATTAAGTTCTATGATCCAAAGGTTCCAAACCAGGCTGAGACCGTTGGCGGAACATTGCCCTTCAACGAACTGGATTCGTTCATTGGGCAAAACTCGGCTAATGCGGAGCTGCTATGGGAGTAG